One segment of Streptomyces bathyalis DNA contains the following:
- a CDS encoding AMIN-like domain-containing (lipo)protein, producing the protein MRHTRLLIIAVLTSAGLLATASAGTAAGAEATASVSNASAAATSCGVTWGSLPKTGSGTGTRSLTDVRTGRHDCYDRMVLDIRPGTPAASPTYQVRYVDKLYQDGSGQLINVGGGAILEIVATAPSYDPETYEATYPGRGGKPLPGVNLAGYKTFRDARFGASYEGTTQLGLGVRARLPFRVLELGDRLVIDVAHTWAASR; encoded by the coding sequence ATGCGACACACCAGACTGCTCATCATCGCCGTGCTCACCAGCGCGGGGCTCCTGGCCACTGCTTCGGCGGGCACGGCCGCCGGAGCCGAAGCCACGGCGTCGGTGTCGAACGCCTCGGCTGCCGCCACGAGTTGCGGCGTCACCTGGGGGAGCCTGCCGAAGACCGGCAGCGGCACGGGCACCCGCTCGCTCACCGACGTACGGACGGGGCGGCACGACTGCTACGACCGCATGGTCCTGGACATCCGTCCCGGAACGCCCGCCGCTTCCCCGACGTACCAGGTCCGCTACGTCGACAAGCTGTACCAGGACGGCTCCGGCCAGCTCATCAACGTGGGCGGCGGCGCGATTCTGGAGATCGTGGCGACGGCGCCCAGTTACGACCCGGAGACCTACGAGGCCACCTATCCGGGCAGGGGCGGCAAGCCGCTGCCGGGTGTGAACCTCGCGGGCTACAAGACCTTCCGTGACGCCCGCTTCGGTGCCAGCTACGAGGGAACGACCCAGCTGGGCCTCGGAGTCAGGGCACGGCTGCCGTTCCGAGTGCTGGAACTGGGCGACCGCCTCGTCATCGACGTCGCCCACACCTGGGCGGCATCCCGCTGA
- a CDS encoding dioxygenase family protein, protein MTTGTTSGTADAAAAPARMPVLYLSHGAPPLADDELWTSQLADWSARLPHPKAVLMVSAHWESAPVTLSATRTVPLVYDFWGFPERYSRVRYPAPGAPELAERVRKLLSGPGEEVHDAPERGLDHGAYVPLVEMYPDADVPVLQMSMPTLEPEDLLRLGRRLAPLRDEGYLIIGSGFFTHNLSELRWGAGVDEAPSWSKEFDAWGREALERGDVDALLDFAHKSPTGRLAHPRSEHFAPLFVTLGAGETELAEQRTVIDGFWAGLAKRSVQIGG, encoded by the coding sequence ATGACCACCGGCACCACCAGCGGCACCGCGGACGCGGCGGCAGCACCCGCCCGCATGCCCGTGCTCTACCTCAGCCACGGCGCGCCGCCGCTTGCCGACGACGAGCTGTGGACCTCCCAACTGGCGGACTGGAGCGCCCGGCTGCCGCACCCGAAGGCCGTCCTCATGGTCTCGGCGCACTGGGAATCGGCGCCGGTGACGCTCTCGGCGACGCGCACGGTGCCACTGGTGTACGACTTCTGGGGGTTCCCCGAGCGCTACTCCCGGGTGCGCTATCCGGCGCCCGGCGCTCCCGAACTCGCCGAGCGGGTACGGAAACTGCTCTCGGGGCCCGGCGAGGAGGTGCACGACGCACCGGAGCGCGGCCTCGACCACGGGGCGTACGTGCCGCTCGTCGAGATGTATCCGGACGCCGACGTCCCCGTGCTCCAGATGTCCATGCCCACCCTGGAACCGGAGGATCTGCTGCGCCTGGGACGCAGGCTCGCCCCGCTGCGGGACGAGGGATACCTGATCATCGGCAGCGGCTTCTTCACCCACAATCTGAGCGAGCTGCGCTGGGGTGCCGGCGTGGACGAAGCACCGTCCTGGTCGAAGGAGTTCGACGCCTGGGGGCGGGAGGCACTGGAACGCGGCGACGTGGACGCGCTGCTCGACTTCGCGCACAAGTCACCGACGGGGCGCCTCGCACACCCCCGCAGCGAGCACTTCGCCCCGCTGTTCGTCACCCTCGGCGCGGGCGAGACGGAACTGGCGGAACAGCGCACGGTCATCGACGGCTTCTGGGCCGGGCTGGCCAAGCGGTCCGTCCAGATCGGCGGTTGA
- a CDS encoding MarR family winged helix-turn-helix transcriptional regulator, whose product MADAQWLDEREMAAWQSFLQASHRVGQHLEQQLREESGLSHPQYEILVRLGDAPDGEIRMTELARGLVTSKSGLTYQIGRLERRGLVRRRSCESDVRGVYAVLTDEGRRALRDAAPGHVTAVREALIDVLDDAELAVLSEGLGRVARRLEGQGQQGGGRCGE is encoded by the coding sequence ATGGCAGACGCACAGTGGCTGGACGAGCGCGAGATGGCGGCCTGGCAGAGCTTCCTCCAGGCGAGCCACCGGGTCGGCCAGCACCTCGAGCAGCAGCTGCGGGAGGAGAGCGGTCTGTCCCATCCGCAGTACGAGATCCTCGTCCGCCTCGGCGATGCCCCGGACGGTGAGATCCGCATGACGGAACTGGCCAGGGGCCTGGTCACCTCCAAGAGCGGGCTGACCTACCAGATCGGCCGGCTGGAGAGGCGCGGCCTGGTGCGCCGGCGCTCGTGCGAGAGCGACGTCCGCGGTGTCTACGCGGTGCTGACCGATGAGGGCAGGCGGGCCCTCCGCGATGCCGCGCCGGGTCATGTCACGGCCGTGCGTGAGGCGCTGATAGACGTCCTCGACGACGCCGAGCTGGCGGTGCTGAGCGAGGGGCTCGGGCGGGTGGCCCGGCGGTTGGAGGGTCAGGGGCAGCAGGGTGGCGGAAGATGCGGAGAGTGA
- a CDS encoding MarP family serine protease, producing the protein MNLLDVLLLLAVLVFSVSGYQRGLVAGFVSLAGFVGGAVVGVWALPFVLERVHPGTTEATIVALLTVLVPAALGQAVAAPLGWRLRDALSWTPVRWADGAGGVAVNAIAVLVVGWVAASALSVSPSPVLNQTIRGSVVLGTVQDRMPDQAATWFNDATGALTTAGFPPVFNPFEHEPGTSVAKPSGDSVTPAATQAAKRSTVKVEGVADIEGSPRGQEGSGFVYTNQRVMTNAHVVAGVDEPTVRVGGVGPRYQARVVWFSPKTDVAVLAVPGLRAPALDFAGNAGRGTPGVVAGYPENGSLDLRAAAVSQRVKARGQDIYGDDLSTRDIYAIRSTVRPGNSGGPLLSKDGRVLGVIFARSTTDAGTGYALTAEQVQQHARRGAANDRAVDTGNRSAL; encoded by the coding sequence GTGAACCTGCTGGATGTGCTGTTGCTGCTCGCAGTGCTGGTCTTCTCCGTTTCCGGCTATCAACGCGGCCTCGTCGCGGGATTCGTCTCGCTCGCCGGCTTCGTCGGTGGTGCCGTCGTCGGTGTGTGGGCCCTGCCGTTCGTACTGGAGAGAGTGCATCCCGGCACCACCGAGGCCACCATCGTGGCGCTGCTGACCGTCCTCGTTCCGGCGGCACTGGGGCAGGCCGTGGCCGCGCCGCTGGGATGGCGGCTGCGTGACGCACTCAGCTGGACACCGGTGCGCTGGGCGGACGGCGCCGGGGGAGTGGCCGTCAACGCGATAGCGGTACTCGTCGTCGGCTGGGTCGCGGCGAGTGCCCTTTCCGTGTCGCCCTCACCCGTGCTGAACCAGACCATCCGCGGCTCCGTCGTGCTCGGCACCGTTCAGGACCGCATGCCCGACCAGGCCGCCACCTGGTTCAACGACGCGACGGGAGCGCTCACGACAGCGGGCTTCCCGCCGGTCTTCAACCCCTTCGAGCACGAACCCGGCACCTCCGTCGCGAAGCCCTCCGGCGACTCCGTCACCCCCGCCGCCACCCAGGCCGCCAAGCGCAGCACGGTGAAGGTCGAGGGCGTGGCCGACATCGAGGGGAGCCCCCGCGGGCAGGAAGGCAGCGGCTTCGTCTACACGAACCAGCGCGTGATGACCAACGCGCACGTCGTCGCCGGAGTCGACGAGCCGACGGTGCGGGTCGGCGGCGTCGGCCCGCGCTACCAGGCGAGGGTCGTCTGGTTCAGCCCGAAGACGGACGTCGCCGTCCTCGCCGTGCCCGGACTGAGGGCACCCGCCCTGGACTTCGCGGGCAACGCCGGACGCGGAACGCCCGGAGTGGTCGCCGGATACCCGGAGAACGGCAGCCTCGACCTGCGTGCGGCCGCCGTCTCCCAGCGGGTCAAGGCGCGGGGGCAGGACATCTACGGGGACGACCTCAGCACCCGCGACATCTACGCCATACGCTCCACCGTCCGGCCCGGCAACTCCGGCGGCCCGTTGCTGTCCAAGGACGGAAGGGTCCTCGGGGTGATCTTCGCCCGCTCCACGACCGACGCCGGTACCGGCTACGCGCTGACCGCGGAACAGGTGCAGCAGCACGCCCGCAGAGGCGCCGCCAACGACCGGGCCGTCGACACCGGCAACCGGTCGGCGCTCTGA
- a CDS encoding GntR family transcriptional regulator, whose amino-acid sequence MRHPDGRNREHTGDHVPLQITIDPAAPDAPYEQLRAQIAGQVRGGDLPTGYKLPTVRGLAEELGLAANTVAKAYRALESDGVIETRGRHGTFVAAAGDAAAKEVSEAALSYAHRARRLGLDRDVARAAVEDALRAVYG is encoded by the coding sequence ATGCGCCACCCTGACGGAAGAAACCGCGAACACACCGGAGATCACGTGCCGTTGCAGATCACCATCGACCCTGCCGCGCCGGACGCCCCGTACGAGCAGCTGCGCGCCCAGATCGCCGGGCAGGTGCGCGGCGGGGATCTGCCCACCGGATACAAGCTGCCGACCGTGCGCGGGCTGGCAGAGGAGCTGGGCCTTGCCGCGAACACCGTCGCCAAGGCCTACCGGGCGCTGGAGTCGGACGGAGTCATCGAGACCAGGGGGCGGCACGGCACGTTCGTGGCGGCGGCGGGCGATGCCGCGGCGAAGGAGGTGTCCGAGGCGGCGCTGTCGTACGCGCACCGGGCGCGGAGGCTGGGCCTGGACCGCGACGTGGCGCGTGCGGCGGTCGAGGACGCGCTGCGCGCCGTGTACGGCTGA
- a CDS encoding NADAR family protein yields the protein MVDNVAELAERAARGERFKYLYFYGHRPRRDGAIGKGCLSQWWPAPFEVEGVEYATAEHWMMARKARLFGDEEAEQRAVAARHPRQAKAAGRSVQGFDPSVWERERFGIVVEGSLRKFGQHGELREYLLGTNSRVLVEASPLDRVWGVGLAADDARVRDPSQWRGENLLGFALMEARTRLLTRTGTLT from the coding sequence ATGGTCGACAACGTCGCTGAACTCGCCGAACGCGCCGCACGCGGCGAGCGCTTCAAGTACCTCTACTTTTATGGCCATCGGCCTCGGCGGGACGGCGCCATCGGCAAGGGCTGCCTGAGCCAGTGGTGGCCTGCCCCCTTCGAGGTGGAGGGTGTCGAATACGCCACCGCGGAGCACTGGATGATGGCCCGTAAGGCGCGGCTGTTCGGGGACGAGGAAGCGGAACAGCGCGCGGTGGCCGCCCGCCATCCCCGGCAGGCGAAGGCCGCGGGCCGCTCGGTTCAGGGGTTCGACCCGAGCGTGTGGGAGCGCGAGCGCTTCGGCATCGTGGTCGAGGGCAGCCTGCGGAAGTTCGGGCAGCACGGCGAGCTGCGCGAATACCTGCTCGGCACCAACAGCCGCGTACTGGTGGAGGCGAGCCCACTGGACCGCGTCTGGGGCGTCGGCCTCGCCGCGGACGACGCGCGGGTGCGTGACCCTTCGCAGTGGCGCGGAGAGAACCTGCTGGGGTTCGCGCTGATGGAGGCCCGCACGAGGCTGCTCACACGCACCGGCACGCTGACGTAG
- a CDS encoding DUF5925 domain-containing protein: MPAQPRRSSTTDRSDTLTSPTRPEHAITPYLTIDDTDSPSDVIDALFLGRFTKGEQPYSRSHSVDRVKKGRTLLPPDAKVLREAQADGRSTVLAEGEGWTVLVSRWTHGADVTVTAVSGELAQKRLDEAVNGAEDEPEPQSDKVSMGFWYHSPMRGPRRTTRAITAGTWQEVRPNYTARVADAMDGLMKVTPDEVSGRLLLLHGPPGTGKTSALRTLARSWRDWCQVDCVLDPEHLFNNIGYLMDIAIGADDSDSDEQRWRLLLLEDCDELIRGEAKHAAGQALSRLLNLTDGLLGQGRNVLVGVTTNEDLERLHPAVVRPGRCLARIEVGALSRKEAVNWLGTEEGIGREGATLAELFALRKGTSPASVPVQNDGEGSGLYL; encoded by the coding sequence ATGCCAGCACAGCCCCGCCGGTCGTCCACCACCGACAGGAGTGACACCCTGACTTCTCCGACCAGGCCCGAGCACGCGATCACTCCGTACCTGACCATCGACGACACCGACTCGCCGTCCGACGTCATCGACGCCCTCTTCCTGGGCCGCTTCACCAAGGGGGAGCAGCCCTACTCGCGCAGTCACTCCGTCGACCGCGTCAAGAAGGGCCGCACGCTGCTGCCTCCGGATGCGAAGGTACTGCGCGAGGCGCAGGCCGACGGCCGCAGCACGGTTCTGGCGGAGGGTGAGGGCTGGACGGTTCTGGTCTCGCGCTGGACGCACGGAGCGGACGTCACGGTGACGGCGGTCAGCGGCGAACTCGCCCAGAAGCGGCTCGACGAGGCCGTCAACGGCGCGGAGGACGAGCCGGAACCGCAGTCCGACAAGGTCTCCATGGGCTTCTGGTACCACTCGCCGATGCGCGGCCCGCGCCGCACCACCCGTGCCATCACCGCGGGCACTTGGCAGGAGGTACGTCCCAACTACACGGCGCGCGTGGCCGATGCCATGGACGGGCTGATGAAGGTCACGCCGGACGAGGTCTCGGGCCGTCTGCTGCTGCTCCACGGCCCGCCCGGCACGGGCAAGACCTCGGCGCTGCGCACGCTCGCGCGTTCGTGGCGCGACTGGTGCCAGGTGGACTGCGTCCTCGACCCGGAGCATCTGTTCAACAACATCGGCTATTTGATGGACATCGCCATCGGCGCCGACGACAGCGACTCCGACGAGCAGCGCTGGCGGCTCCTTCTCCTGGAGGACTGCGACGAGTTGATCCGCGGTGAGGCCAAGCACGCCGCGGGCCAGGCCCTCTCACGTCTGCTCAATCTGACGGACGGTCTGCTGGGCCAGGGCCGCAACGTGCTGGTCGGCGTGACCACGAACGAGGACCTGGAGCGGCTGCACCCCGCGGTGGTGAGGCCGGGCAGATGTCTGGCACGCATCGAGGTCGGCGCCCTCAGCCGCAAGGAGGCCGTCAACTGGCTCGGTACGGAAGAGGGAATCGGTCGCGAAGGCGCCACGCTGGCCGAGCTGTTCGCGCTCCGCAAGGGCACCTCGCCGGCCTCGGTTCCCGTGCAGAACGACGGCGAGGGCTCCGGCCTGTACCTGTAG
- a CDS encoding type ISP restriction/modification enzyme, producing MPWSVAPPRLGRGWVAGPDAAALRGRWNALVRSEDEAERAALFGPSRSRTLHSAVAPLPGMPAHGGPLAQERGGCPEPVRILHGPFDQQWLIPDHRLIDAARPQLWRVSDAHQTHLVETAHDHRHPGPLFTFTALLPDGQAPVGRSGRIRPLYRRPGGREPNLLPGLLDHLAVRLGVPVTAEDVLAWTAAAARPGPQGRMVPLTADPGLWRRGVDLGRRVVWLHTRGARCAGEQYEGRPRLPGGHRPYVRAPLPAAAPTAEELVHDAEERALHVGEGRVAPVAPEAWEYEAGGAGVLEAWFAQRSVAPVDAGRLDALRPGSWPQAWTSELLELITVLTLLAELREEQRDLARSLESAGEPGRAALEGAGLLPVPPASRLPASVLDVPEEGPNGQLALL from the coding sequence ATGCCCTGGTCCGTCGCGCCTCCGCGCCTGGGCCGCGGGTGGGTGGCCGGGCCCGACGCCGCGGCGCTGCGGGGCCGTTGGAACGCCCTGGTCCGCTCGGAGGACGAGGCGGAGCGTGCCGCGCTGTTCGGGCCGAGCCGCTCCCGCACGCTGCACAGCGCCGTGGCACCGCTGCCCGGGATGCCGGCGCACGGCGGGCCGCTCGCGCAGGAACGGGGCGGGTGCCCGGAGCCGGTGCGCATCCTGCACGGGCCCTTCGACCAGCAGTGGCTCATTCCTGACCACCGGCTCATCGACGCGGCACGGCCGCAGCTGTGGCGGGTGAGCGACGCACACCAGACGCACCTGGTGGAGACCGCCCACGACCACCGGCATCCCGGCCCCCTCTTCACCTTCACCGCGCTGTTGCCCGACGGGCAGGCGCCCGTGGGGCGTTCGGGACGCATCCGTCCGCTGTACAGACGTCCCGGCGGCCGTGAACCCAACCTTCTCCCCGGGCTGCTGGACCATCTCGCCGTGCGGCTCGGCGTGCCGGTCACGGCCGAAGACGTCCTCGCCTGGACCGCCGCCGCGGCCCGGCCGGGCCCGCAGGGTCGTATGGTGCCGCTGACCGCGGACCCGGGCCTCTGGCGGCGCGGCGTCGATCTGGGACGCCGGGTGGTGTGGCTGCACACACGGGGCGCGCGGTGTGCCGGAGAGCAGTACGAGGGCCGGCCCCGGCTGCCCGGCGGTCATCGCCCGTACGTGCGTGCCCCGTTGCCCGCTGCGGCGCCGACGGCCGAGGAGCTCGTCCATGACGCGGAGGAGCGCGCGCTGCACGTCGGTGAGGGCCGTGTGGCGCCGGTGGCACCGGAGGCCTGGGAGTACGAGGCCGGAGGCGCAGGCGTGCTCGAGGCGTGGTTCGCGCAGCGGTCGGTGGCCCCCGTGGACGCGGGGAGGCTCGATGCCCTGCGTCCCGGAAGCTGGCCGCAGGCGTGGACGTCGGAACTGCTGGAGCTGATCACGGTCCTGACGCTGCTGGCCGAACTGCGCGAGGAACAGCGGGACTTGGCCCGCTCGCTGGAATCCGCAGGGGAGCCGGGACGCGCCGCGCTCGAAGGGGCCGGTCTTCTGCCGGTGCCCCCGGCGTCACGTCTCCCGGCGTCCGTACTCGACGTGCCGGAGGAAGGGCCCAACGGCCAACTGGCGCTGCTGTAG
- a CDS encoding GntR family transcriptional regulator has product MSVFAPDSLELNRKLPLWYQVSQSLRASILGRTPQSPLRLPTEERLAQHYGVSVLTMRQALKELETEGLISRHRRRGTFIEPEACRTRPVRLLGSVDTIVAQQSGDLTTLLDHGAAPVPPELAEHFPGVAETTVFRRLRRDPESGEATNWAENHIHPRVAPHIDPADLERGWPMTKVLRDAVGVRISRITDTVEARLADPATAKLLDVPLLSPILHYTGVTYDEDGQVVDVALIHYRGDRFSFSVTVQAH; this is encoded by the coding sequence GTGTCCGTCTTCGCGCCTGACTCGCTGGAGCTCAACCGGAAGCTGCCGCTGTGGTACCAGGTCTCGCAGTCCCTGCGGGCCTCGATACTCGGCCGCACGCCGCAGTCGCCGCTGCGGCTGCCTACGGAGGAGCGCCTGGCCCAGCACTACGGGGTGAGCGTGCTGACCATGCGGCAGGCGCTGAAGGAGCTGGAGACGGAGGGGCTGATCTCGCGGCACCGGCGCCGCGGCACGTTCATCGAGCCCGAAGCCTGCAGGACGAGGCCCGTACGGCTGCTGGGCTCGGTCGACACGATCGTGGCCCAGCAGTCGGGCGACCTGACCACGTTGCTGGACCACGGCGCGGCCCCCGTACCGCCCGAACTGGCCGAGCACTTCCCGGGCGTCGCGGAGACGACGGTTTTCCGGCGGCTGCGCCGCGACCCGGAGAGCGGCGAGGCGACCAACTGGGCGGAGAACCACATCCATCCCCGCGTCGCGCCGCACATCGACCCCGCCGACCTGGAGCGCGGCTGGCCCATGACGAAGGTGCTGAGGGACGCGGTCGGTGTGCGGATCAGCCGGATCACCGACACCGTGGAGGCCCGGCTGGCCGACCCGGCGACGGCGAAGCTGCTCGATGTGCCGCTGCTCAGCCCGATCCTGCACTACACGGGCGTGACGTACGACGAGGACGGGCAGGTCGTGGACGTGGCACTGATCCACTACCGCGGGGACCGGTTCTCCTTCTCGGTGACCGTCCAGGCGCACTGA
- the hmgA gene encoding homogentisate 1,2-dioxygenase: MTLGTGANGGTAGQEQARKTAEGLVHLSGFGNEHSSEAVPGALPVGRNAPQRAPLGLYAEQLSGTAFTEPRARNRRSWLYRIRPSAAHPRFRRTGNGGLRSAPFDETEPDPNRLRWNPLPDPPQGTDFVTGLWTLGGNGDAAQRSGMAVHLYAADTSMTDRVFCDSDGELLIVPERGGLLLHTEFGLLRAEPGHIALIPRGVRFRAVLLDATARGYVCENYGQPFELPELGPIGANGLANPRDFLAPVAAYEEDGGTERPVEVVNKFCGNLWAARYDHSPLDVVAWHGNHVPYVYDLRRFNVMGTISYDHPDPSIFTVLTSPSDTPGLAGVDFVVFAPRWLVGEDTFRPPYFHRNVMSEYMGLIEGAYDAKAEGFVPGGGSLHNMMSAHGPDRETFERASSAELKPQKIDDGLAFMFETRWPVIPTSQALEAAHLQSGYDDVWQGLQRHFRP; the protein is encoded by the coding sequence ATGACCCTCGGCACCGGCGCCAACGGCGGTACGGCAGGCCAGGAGCAGGCACGTAAGACGGCGGAAGGGCTCGTCCACCTTTCCGGCTTCGGCAACGAGCACAGCAGCGAAGCAGTGCCCGGAGCTCTGCCCGTGGGCCGCAACGCGCCGCAGCGCGCCCCGCTCGGTCTGTACGCGGAGCAGTTGAGCGGCACGGCCTTCACCGAGCCGCGCGCCCGCAACCGCCGCTCCTGGCTCTACCGCATCCGCCCCTCGGCCGCACATCCGCGCTTCCGGCGCACCGGCAACGGCGGCCTGCGCAGCGCGCCCTTCGACGAGACCGAACCCGACCCGAACCGGCTGCGCTGGAACCCGCTGCCGGATCCGCCGCAGGGGACGGACTTCGTCACCGGCCTGTGGACGCTCGGCGGCAACGGCGACGCGGCGCAGCGCTCCGGCATGGCCGTGCACCTCTACGCCGCCGACACCTCCATGACGGACCGGGTCTTCTGCGACTCGGACGGCGAGCTGCTGATCGTCCCGGAGCGCGGAGGGCTGCTTCTGCACACCGAGTTCGGGCTGCTGCGCGCGGAGCCGGGGCACATCGCGCTGATCCCTCGCGGGGTGCGCTTCCGTGCCGTACTGCTGGACGCGACGGCACGCGGCTACGTCTGCGAGAACTACGGACAGCCTTTCGAGCTGCCCGAGTTGGGGCCGATCGGCGCCAACGGCCTTGCGAATCCGAGGGACTTCCTGGCGCCGGTCGCCGCGTACGAGGAGGACGGCGGGACGGAGCGGCCGGTCGAGGTGGTCAACAAGTTCTGCGGGAACCTGTGGGCCGCCAGATACGACCACTCTCCGCTGGACGTCGTCGCCTGGCACGGCAACCACGTCCCGTACGTCTACGACCTGCGCCGCTTCAACGTGATGGGCACCATCAGCTACGACCACCCGGACCCGTCCATCTTCACGGTCCTCACCTCGCCGTCGGACACACCGGGGCTGGCCGGCGTGGACTTCGTGGTCTTCGCGCCGCGCTGGCTGGTGGGCGAGGACACCTTCCGCCCGCCCTACTTCCACCGGAACGTGATGAGCGAGTACATGGGCCTGATCGAGGGCGCCTACGACGCGAAGGCGGAAGGCTTCGTCCCGGGCGGCGGCTCGCTCCACAACATGATGTCCGCGCACGGACCCGACCGGGAGACGTTCGAGCGGGCGAGCTCCGCCGAGCTGAAGCCGCAGAAGATCGACGACGGGCTGGCCTTCATGTTCGAGACGCGCTGGCCCGTGATCCCCACCTCGCAGGCGCTGGAGGCCGCCCATCTGCAGTCCGGCTACGACGACGTGTGGCAGGGTCTCCAGCGCCATTTCCGCCCGTAG